The genomic segment CTGGGTATGGGTTTGCTGACACATTTTAAAGCTAGCAAAATTTGGAGGCTTATTATGGCTATTTCTCTTGGTTCTCTAGGAATTAGGATTAACCGGAAAAAACTTTTGTCTCAAGTTGTTGAATTAGCAGAAAATCGCCGCTATTGGCAAGCTGTTGCTGATGGAACTACTGAAGCTCACGATGCTAAGTTGGTGAGGACTCAACTTTATCAAACTTTGGTTGAAGCTGATAATCAGGAGCTTTTAGAATTGGCTTGTCAACTACTTACTCTCAATGAAGTTGGTCGGCGAGCTAATGATACTTTTGAACGGATTAAAGAACATAAATCTAAGCTGGCTGCTTAAGATAAATTACCATCAATTCTCTTGGGATTGGTGGTAATTTATCTTGACGCTTTCATTTAATAGTGCGCTGTCACGCTGTTATTTAAGTGTCATGTTCAAGGTATTGAGCGGAGTCCTTGAATATAGCGCTGTCGCGCTGTTATAAAGAGTTTGAAACAGGGGAAGCAACGTTATGTCTGAACATCTCAATGTGGTTAATCTTGTGGGTCGTGTTGGTCAAAAGCCAGAAACTCAATATTTTGAAAGTGGCGCTGTTTTGACTAAGCTTTCTTTAGCTGTTAATCGCCGCACTAGTAAGAAAGATTCAGACCCTGATTGGTTCGCGCTGGAAATTTGGGGTAATATCGCTGAAGTGGCTGCCAATTATACAGATAAAGGTAGCTTAATTGGTATTCAGGGTGAATTGAAGTTGGATGAGTGGGTCGAGCAAGCTACTGGTCAACAGCGAGTTAAGCCTGTTATTCGAGTTAATAATTTGGAATTACTTGGCTCTAATCCTCATTCTAATTCCCACTCTA from the Phormidium ambiguum IAM M-71 genome contains:
- the ssb gene encoding single-stranded DNA-binding protein codes for the protein MSEHLNVVNLVGRVGQKPETQYFESGAVLTKLSLAVNRRTSKKDSDPDWFALEIWGNIAEVAANYTDKGSLIGIQGELKLDEWVEQATGQQRVKPVIRVNNLELLGSNPHSNSHSSSTNSASTVNSESSDF